The Fusarium oxysporum Fo47 chromosome II, complete sequence genome includes a region encoding these proteins:
- a CDS encoding frequency clock protein has product MPLHETTYHGMQPPPSSSKTGHPLPRRTSPANSVTLRHHRLAQDASIKAGQGSGPAVKTTKTGSPRRNSSGDSHETGQSDPNTWFDQSNQNPTATFDSNVMEVDPPFFQKESDSSNEEKIHYNHQLAPPKLTAARSSSADDYRSVIDDLTIEIQKLREELKRYKNTGPDMLRKEKLFEIKVHGLPKKKKRELEATLRDFAASLEGSPNASSTQNIKKSRHATREKMYSESGSKHASSSSGSNFRPADSAYASMSTGANSGTSLSRPSMGSQAKSSEAVESYLRDIPEGLYPRHMIMTDKERKKLVVRRLEQLFTGKIRGRHVVKKQPVLPSGSSAALAPVVAETQPTMSNTSNSIHEPPALQTSGKEPTREARILPLEQQSGHSGKKSRSADNASASNSNGDNTESGGNGNSTGSGTNTSPPMTTLPEQRPTRPRDLDPDRAQVPAENMDYIRHLGLVPPELLAEQHSEDVHPDAEGWVYLNLLCNLAQLHMINVTPDFVRSAVSGISTKFQLSPDGRKIRWRGGSEGTRFSSDSSGYNSQKSPSTDDTEDGMEKKRKRQKTGRSTGDEFQSGSSSKNGLMFDPQLCAPSESFHYKPLFAQQDSSGGQTSLDETVSSFGPPEESNIGESRWGLSGSGASSRRKRRHDGAIIYYSGAPFCTDLSGDPGDMSSTTQTRASGQTQTDQDNFKIPPSPLRRTDSGSFINYRPLTDRGPLSSQQSTAMDVDSEDPPSLTDDADDVSEVDLDFTWSDNAQYMQHFPLEPCGLGGVLPEDHFMVVVSTKRPKQDDLSALSQVGGRRFNENTDGIIRRLATMSTSSPDLGASKSHPATHSLPIEIEYMSGRIKRLTPVSLPPPAIFFPPFSPTESTADDDYDDSDDVDMSSSLRELIGQRTVRRHSDGYPDGVDLSSGDEEGDEPDDSPNQNIYDINRDPKALPNRPRQAARRTSSAAAAAGTARGASKSNSANPGLSHESSVDTAGAIESGYSSSEESA; this is encoded by the exons ATGCCACTTCACGAAACCACTTATCACGGAATGCAACCTCCGCCGTCTTCGTCCAAGACTGGCCATCCTCTCCCTCGGCGTACCTCTCCCGCGAACTCTGTCACCCTGCGCCATCACCGGCTAGCACAAGATGCATCAATCAAGGCCGGCCAGGGCTCAGGGCCTGCTGTCAAGACAACTAAGACAGGATCACCTCGACGAAACTCATCAGGCGATAGTCATGAGACAGGCCAGAGCGATCCCAATACATGGTTTGACCAGTCAAATCAAAACCCAACGGCAACTTTCGACAGCAACGTCATGGAAG TTGACCCCCCTTTCTTTCAAAAAGAGTCCGATTCTTCGAATGAAGAGAAAATTCACTACAATCACCAACTTGCCCCCCCTAAGCTCACCGCGGCACGCAGCAGCAGTGCAGACGATTACAGAAGCGTTATCGATGATCTCACGATAGAGATACAGAAGCTGAGGGAAGAGCTTAAGCGATATAAGAACACCGGTCCCGATATGCTCCGAAAGGAGAAGCTGTTCGAAATAAAGGTTCATGGACTGccgaaaaagaagaaaagagagttGGAGGCGACGCTCCGAGATTTCGCTGCAAGTCTTGAGGGGTCCCCTAACGCGTCCTCGACACAGAACATAAAGAAGTCTCGACACGCTACTCGCGAAAAGATGTATTCTGAATCTGGATCGAAACAtgcctcatcttcttcagggTCAAATTTTCGCCCTGCCGACTCTGCATACGCCTCTATGTCAACCGGCGCCAATTCGGGAACGTCTTTGAGCCGTCCTAGCATGGGCTCCCAGGCCAAGTCGTCTGAGGCAGTTGAAAGTTACCTCCGAGATATCCCCGAAGGGTTATACCCGAGACACATGATTATGACGgataaagagagaaagaagcttgTTGTTCGCCGACTTGAACAATTATTCACAGGAAAGATCCGTGGGCGCCATgtggtgaagaagcagcCCGTGTTGCCGAGTGGAAGTTCTGCAGCTCTAGCACCAGTTGTCGCGGAGACACAGCCCACTATGTCAAACACATCAAATTCTATTCACGAACCACCAGCATTACAGACCAGCGGTAAAGAACCCACGAGAGAAGCTCGAATTCTTCCCCTTGAGCAGCAATCTGGTCACTCCGGCAAAAAGAGTCGATCTGCTGACAATGCCTCTGCCTCCAATTCCAATGGCGACAATACCGAGTCCGGTGGTAATGGTAACAGTACAGGGTCAGGCACAAACACTTCTCCTCCTATGACGACCTTGCCCGAGCAACGGCCCACACGACCTCGTGATTTGGACCCTGACCGTGCCCAGGTTCCAGCCGAGAACATGGATTATATTCGCCATCTGGGCTTGGTACCTCCGGAGCTACTAGCTGAACAACATAGCGAGGATGTGCACCCTGATGCTGAGGGATGGGTTTATCTGAATTTGTTGTGCAATTTGGCTCAACTTCATATGATCAATGTGACGCCCGACTTTGTCCGTTCAGCTGTTTCGGGAATAAGCACAAAATTTCAGCTGTCGCCCGATGGCCGAAAGATTCGATGGCGAGGCGGATCAGAGGGAACAAGATTCAGCAGCGACAGCTCTGGATATAACTCCCAAAAGAGTCCATCTACAGACGACACTGAAGATggaatggaaaagaagcgCAAGCGTCAGAAAACTGGGCGTTCCACAGGGGACGAGTTCCAGTCTGGAAGCTCAAGCAAGAATGGCTTGATGTTTGACCCGCAGCTTTGTGCTCCATCCGAAAGCTTCCATTACAAGCCCTTGTTCGCTCAGCAGGATTCATCGGGTGGCCAGACATCACTCGATGAAACCGTTTCTTCCTTTGGTCCCCCAGAGGAAAGCAATATTGGTGAATCAAGATGGGGGCTGAGTGGCTCAGGAGCCTCCAGTCGCAGAAAGCGCCGCCATGATGGTGCCATTATCTACTATAGCGGTGCCCCATTTTGCACGGATCTATCTGGAGATCCCGGAGATATGTCGTCAACGACGCAGACGCGCGCTTCTGGTCAGACTCAGACAGATCAAGATAACTTCAAGATCCCTCCATCACCTCTCCGACGAACAGATTCTGGTTCGTTCATCAACTATCGGCCGTTGACCGATCGTGGGCCCTTGTCTAGTCAGCAAAGTACAGCGATGGATGTCGATAGTGAAGATCCACCAAGCCTGACCGACGATGCCGACGATGTAAGCGAGGTTGATCTGGACTTCACGTGGTCTGATAATGCGCAGTACATGCAGCACTTCCCCCTTGAGCCTTGCGGCTTAGGAGGAGTTTTACCTGAAGACCATTTCATGGTTGTTGTTTCAACCAAGCGACCTAAGCAAGATGATTTGTCTGCGTTATCGCAAGTTGGTGGTAGAAGGTTTAATGAAAACACGGATGGTATCATTCGGCGATTGGCGACTATGTCAACGTCCTCACCGGACTTGGGAGCTTCAAAATCGCATCCTGCTACGCATTCTCTTCCCATTGAGATTGAATACATGTCAGGCCGTATCAAGCGGCTGACACCAGTTTCGCTGCCTCCCCCTGCAATCTTCTTTCCGCCGTTCAGCCCTACCGAGTCTACAGCCGATGACGATTATGACGATTCGGACGATGTCGACATGTCTTCGTCCTTAAGAGAACTTATTGGCCAACGAACAGTGCGACGCCATTCAGATGGATATCctgatggtgttgatctTAGCAGTGGCGACGAAGAAGGTGATGAACCTGATGATTCGCCGAATCAGAATATTTATGACATCAATCGAGACCCAAAGGCGTTGCCGAATCGGCCCCGACAAGCCGCACGCCGTACCAGTAGcgctgctgcagctgctggCACTGCTCGGGGCGCAAGCAAGAGTAATAGCGCCAACCCGGGGCTTTCACATGAGAGTTCTGTTGATACTGCTGGAGCGATCGAAAGTGGTTACAGCAGTAGCGAGGAAAGCGCTTAA
- a CDS encoding Prenylcysteine lyase-domain-containing protein: MMTLTSMLHLALLGALASVLCRAEDVHNVAIIGAGAAGSSAAFHLWQYAIEEDIAINITVFEKTDRIGGRTLTVPAYNDPSLPIELGASIFVGANHILANASERYHLPVSEPHRLARDDMTVIWDGYEFVFQTTEGSWAWWDLAKMFWRYGLAPYRSKQIVDAMIEYFLKLYEAPYFPFKSLTQRAEQLGWNEITSITGEQMLKQNKIDPRFAREILQVGTRVNYASNLAYIHGLETLVSLATDNAMSVESGNWRIFEHMVIESGASISRNTTVASIEKVQKKTRSSSPVYVITTKDASSKDDTSKEYDVEFDNVIIANPWQFSNIKAGEGVLDHKIDEIPYTKLHVTLFASPLELSPEFFGLKPGSKAPATVYTTLGEDEEPGKGADGVGRTGFYSISTLKYVVNPKTGQKERVYKIFSPTPVTADFLTRLLGTDIPDSVISGKLQDDASTSNPISWYHPHWFNSYPVELPRVTFEDPLIGEGVYYTSGIESFVSCMETSALMGKNVARLAVDKFAGISRPEPPNEWEGYEAGDEEEGGIRVQAESEL, encoded by the exons ATGATGACTTTAACCAGCATGTTACATTTGGCTCTCCTCGGCGCCCTCGCAAGTGTCCTGTGTAGAGCAGAAGATGTTCACAACGTCGCCATCATTG GGGCTGGAGCTGCTGGGTCGTCAGCAGCCTTCCATCTGTGGCAATATGCTATAGAAGAGGATATTGCTATTAATATCACTGTCTTTGAAAAGACGGATCGCATTGGAGGCCGTACATTGACAGTCCCTGCGTATAATGACCCTTCTCTGCCCATCGAGCTCGGCGCGTCTATCTTTGTTGGCGCCAATCATATTCTTGCCAACGCCAGTGAACGCTACCATCTCCCAGTGAGCGAGCCCCACCGTCTCGCGAGGGATGATATGACTGTTATATGGGATGGCTACGAGTTCGTCTTCCAGACGACCGAGGGGTCTTGGGCATGGTGGGATCTGGCCAAGATGTTTTGGAGATATGGGCTCGCACCCTACAGGTCCAAACAAATCGTGGATGCCATGATCGAATATTTCCTCAAGTTATACGAAGCCCCTTACTTTCCTTTCAAGTCGCTCACTCAGAGAGCCGAACAATTGGGATGGAACGAGATTACAAGTATAACGGGAGAGCAGATGTTAAAGCAAAAC AAAATTGATCCTCGTTTCGCCCGTGAGATCTTACAGGTTGGCACACGTGTCAACTATGCTTCAAACTTGGCTTATATCCATGGTCTGGAGACTTTA GTTTCGTTGGCAACCGACAACGCGATGTCTGTGGAGAGCGGCAACTGGCGTATCTTTGAGCATATGGTGATAGAGAGCGGAGCTTCTATCTCTCGCAACACGACTGTGGCTTCAATCGAAAAAGTCCAAAAGAAAACGCGGTCATCTTCGCCAGTGTATGTCATCACAACGAAAGATGCTAGCTCAAAGGACGACACTTCGAAAGAATATGATGTCGAGTTTGATAAtgtcatcatcgccaacccCTGGCAGTTCAGTAACATAAAAGCTGGAGAGGGTGTTCTCGATCACAAAATCGATGAGATCCCCTATACTAAACTGCATGTTACACTCTTTGCATCACCTTTGGAGCTCAGTCCCGAATTCTTTGGCTTGAAGCCCGGAAGCAAAGCGCCCGCTACCGTCTACACTACTCTTGGTGAAGACGAAGAACCGGGGAAAGGGGCCGACGGAGTCGGACGTACTGGCTTCTACTCTATTAGCACATTGAAATATGTCGTCAACCCTAAGACAGGTCAGAAGGAGCGTGTCTATAAGATCTTCTCGCCCACACCCGTCACTGCCGATTTCCTCACACGTCTTTTGGGCACCGACATCCCAGACTCTGTGATTTCTGGAAAGTTACAGGATGATGCAAGTACTTCCAATCCTATCTCTTGGTATCATCCTCACTGGTTCAACTCTTACCCTGTTGAGCTCCCTCGTGTCACATTTGAGGACCCTCTTATCGGCGAGGGTGTATACTACACGTCTGGTATTGAGAGCTTCGTGTCATGCATGGAAACCAGTGCTTTGATGGGCAAGAATGTGGCCCGGTTGGCTGTAGATAAATTTGCTGGTATTTCTCGCCCGGAACCACCTAATGAATGGGAGGGATATGAAGCCGGtgacgaagaggagggagGCATTCGTGTTCAGGCTGAAAGTGAACTTTGA
- a CDS encoding VID27 cytoplasmic protein-domain-containing protein, producing the protein MFALRGIGKLIFGSSTQEALIELPQGQLYLVRPLSPKGYSELIFRDSAIRIRRTNQEFQYQLVVQRVFEEGEAELLAEEEGEDAEIDALASEKDEKTFLLDEALSFRSEIRESGDKVLAWKDLSGDTGDLFQFVCDPSVTSSQVQQFVQVAQQCQYERKYRKSHSTATASDLQQFEFEEEDPIPPASPLHSPTLARSIESVDDMLSKTQANSAARREPAFVPEQEIEAPVLTGPDASNPPEALEIYAAVVAELHVFDPQPGHFALVDDSVIAQVSEVGKWEYWLQIESNDKAYLGTPVVADFNPVFDFEYLSFVFNHFSSDGTARSWLLRFKDQPTLEKFQEAIMQAIWEKLNETKWTKMQDKEREYVLDAFGDLTMEDAPSTEEEEEEEEEEEEELEDDRAQEEEYDTDEENDSSFPKNADGEVNSQLAVGYKHDRSFVVRGSKIGVFKHTPNNHLEFSTNISKVTTPSGKLMNPKKVMLHSEDRDLILQNEIDPNKLYRMDLEYGKVVDEWNVHDDIPVVTFAPENKFAQMTSEQTFLGVSNNALYRVDPRLSGNKLVDADMKQYASKNDFSALATTEKGYIAVASNKGDIRLFDRLGIRAKTQLPALGDPITGIDVSADGRWILGTTKNYILLVDAQQKSGKNEGKLGFEKPFAANDKPHPRRLALTPEHVAQFYHETGKPVDFTPAKFNTGEGAEETSIITATGPYIIEWNLKRILRGMKAAYKIKRYEEEVKADDFKYGSDKNVIVALPNEVNMVAKQSLRKPTRESIIGNVRLSDSRRGSGRIGTRDSGRYKLGKDDIVNAPY; encoded by the exons ATGTTCGCCTTACGAGGAA TCGGCAAACTGATATTCGGCTCAAGCACGCAGGAGGCATTGATCGAGCTTCCACAGGGACAGCTCTACCTTGTTCGACCCTTATCTCCTAAGGGCTATTCCGAACTCATTTTTCGAGACTCGGCTATCCGCATTCGACGCACAAACCAGGAGTTCCAGTACCAGCTTGTTGTTCAACGCGTCTTTGAAGAAGGTGAGgcagagcttcttgccgaagaagagggtgAAGACGCCGAAATCGACGCCCTCGCATCTGAGAAAGACGAGAAGACCTTCCTACTCGACGAAGCTCTGTCGTTTCGATCCGAGATTCGAGAGAGTGGTGACAAAGTTCTTGCTTGGAAGGATTTAAGCGGTGATACTGGTGACCTCTTCCAGTTCGTTTGCGACCCTTCTGTTACATCATCCCAGGTACAGCAGTTTGTGCAAGTTGCTCAGCAGTGCCAATACGAGCGCAAGTATCGCAAATCGCATTCTACAGCAACTGCCTCCGACCTTCAGCAGTTCGaatttgaagaagaggaccCGATACCGCCTGCTAGTCCCCTGCATAGCCCAACTTTAGCTCGATCTATCGAATCTGTCGACGATATGTTATCTAAGACCCAAGCAAATTCCGCTGCTAGGCGTGAGCCTGCCTTCGTCCCAGAACAGGAAATTGAAGCCCCGGTCCTGACTGGTCCGGACGCTAGCAACCCTCCCGAGGCTCTGGAGATATATGCCGCTGTTGTGGCTGAACTCCATGTTTTTGACCCTCAGCCTGGTCATTTCGCTCTCGTTGATGATTCTGTCATTGCTCAAGTCTCAGAAGTTGGAAAATGGGAATACTGGCTCCAGATTGAGTCGAACGATAAGGCGTATCTGGGTACTCCTGTCGTCGCTGACTTCAACCCTGTCTTTGATTTTGAATATCTCTCCTTCGTCTTCAACCATTTCAGCAGTGATGGAACTGCACGATCATGGCTTCTCAGATTTAAGGATCAGCCCACCCTGGAAAAGTTCCAAGAAGCGATTATGCAAGCCATTTGGGAGAAGCTGAACGAGACAAAGTGGACGAAGATGCAAGACAAAGAACGCGAGTATGTTCTTGACGCATTTGGCGACCTAACTATGGAAGATGCGCCTTCCacagaggaagaggaggaggaggaggaggaagaagaagaagagctagAGGATGATCGCGCGCAAGAGGAGGAGTACGACACAGATGAGGAGAACGATAGTAGCTTCCCCAAGAACGCTGATGGTGAGGTCAACTCACAATTGGCTGTTGGTTACAAGCATGACCGCTCGTTCGTCGTTCGCGGCTCCAAGATCGGTGTATTCAAACATACACCCAACAATCACCTCGAATTCTCCACGAACATTTCCAAAGTCACAACTCCTTCAGGCAAACTCATGAACCCGAAGAAAGTCATGCTGCATAGCGAGGATCGAGATCTCATCTTACAGAATGAGATAGATCCCAACAAGCTCTACCGTATGGACCTTGAGTATGGAAAGGTTGTGGATGAGTGGAACGTTCACGATGACATCCCCGTTGTCACATTTGCCCCCGAGAACAAGTTTGCGCAGATGACTTCTGAACAGACCTTCCTGGGTGTCTCAAACAACGCTCTTTACCGAGTTGACCCCCGTCTGTCCGGCAAcaagcttgttgatgctgatatgAAGCAATATGCCTCGAAGAACGACTTCTCTGCCCTCGCAACTACTGAAAAGGGCTATATTGCTGTTGCAAGTAATAAGGGTGACATTCGTCTCTTTGACCGGCTCGGCATTCGAGCCAAGACACAGCTTCCTGCGCTTGGTGACCCCATCACTGGTATTGACGTTTCTGCCGATGGCCGGTGGATCTTGGGGACAACCAAGAACTACATCCTGCTGGTTGACGCCCAACAGAAGTCTGGAAAGAACGAGGGTAAGCTTGGTTTCGAGAAGCCTTTCGCTGCCAATGATAAACCGCATCCTCGACGACTCGCCCTTACCCCAGAGCATGTGGCCCAGTTCTACCACGAGACTGGAAAACCGGTTGATTTTACTCCTGCCAAATTCAATACTGGAGAAGGTGCAGAGGAGACAAGCATCATCACTGCAACTGGTCCCTACATCATCGAATGGAACCTGAAGCGAATCCTTCGGGGTATGAAGGCAGCTTATAAAATTAAGCGTTATGAAGAGGAGGTCAAAGCGGACGACTTCAAATACGGCTCGGACAAGAACGTCATTGTTGCTTTGCCCAACGAAGTAAACATGGTCGCAAAACAAAGTCTAAGGAAACCTACCCGCGAGAGCATCATTGGTAACGTTCGACTGAGTGATTCGCGTCGAGGTTCTGGACGCATCGGGACCCGAGACAGTGGCCGATACAAACTTGGAAAGGACGATATTGTCAATGCACCTTATTGA
- a CDS encoding glycosyl transferase, producing the protein MPGAVDENGQAAPGRLLLLSNRLPITIKRSEDGSYSFSMSSGGLVTGLSGLSKTTSFQWYGWPGLEVPDNEVEGMKQRLKDEYGAHPVFIDDELADRHYNGFSNSILWPLFHYHPGEITFDESAWAAYQEVNRLFAKTVIKDVQDGDLIWVHDYHLMLLPQMLREEIGESKKNVKIGFFLHTPFPSSEIYRILPVREALLTGLLDCDLIGFHTYDYARHFLSSCSRILECPTTPNGVDWNGRFVTVGAFPIGIDPDNFVEGLKKPKVQERIAALSRKFEGVKLVVGVDRLDYIKGVPQKLHALEVFLTEHPEWIGKIVLVQVAVPSRQDVEEYQNLRAVVNELVGRINGKFGTIEFMPIHFLHQSVTFDELTALYAVSDVCLVSSTRDGMNLVSYEYIATQQKNHGVMILSEFTGAAQSLNGSLIVNPWNTEELANALHDAVTMSPEQREANYKKLERYVFKYTSAWWGASFVSEMTRLSTEGSQPKTLRNVSGAVIGLEQKAQQAVADLEKKAEELLTIDEKKEADSQTEPSQ; encoded by the exons ATGCCCGGTGCTGTCGATGAGAATGGCCAAGCTGCCCCAGGCCGCCTGTTGCTGCTCTCCAATCGATTGCCCATTACAATTAAGCGATCCGAGGATGGTAGCTATTCATTTTCCATGTCTTCTGGAGGTCTTGTCACGGGTCTCAGTGGTCTCAGCAAAACCACCAGCTTCCAGTGGTATGGTTGGCCAGGTCTCGAGGTCCCCGACAACGAAGTCGAGGGTATGAAGCAACGACTGAAAGACGAGTACGGCGCGCACCCGGTTTTTATCGACGATGAGCTTGCCGACAGACATTACAATGGGTTTTCTA ACTCAATTCTTTGGCCTCTTTTCCATTACCACCCTGGTGAGATTACATTCGACGAGTCCGCTTGGGCCGCATATCAAGAAGTCAACCGCCTCTTCGCCAAGACCGTTATCAAGGACGTGCAGGATGGTGACCTTATTTGGGTTCATGACTACCATCTGATGCTCCTCCCTCAAATGCTCCGTGAGGAGATCGGCGAATCGAAAAAGAATGTCAAGATtggcttcttcctccataCACCATTCCCCAGTAGTGAAATTTACAGGATCCTGCCTGTCAGAGAAGCACTCCTTACTGGACTTCTTGACTGCGACCTTATCGGATTCCATACATACGACTACGCTCGTCACTTCCTTAGCAGTTGCTCCCGCATTCTCGAGTGTCCCACGACCCCCAATGGTGTCGATTGGAATGGCCGTTTTGTGACAGTTGGCGCCTTCCCCATTGGAATCGATCCCGACAACTTCGTTGAAGGactgaagaagccaaaagtGCAGGAACGTATCGCTGCACTCAGCCGAAAGTTCGAAGGTGTCAAGCTCGTCGTTGGAGTCGATCGCTTAGATTACATCAAGGGTGTTCCTCAGAAACTGCACGCTCTCGAAGTGTTCCTGACTGAACATCCGGAATGGATTGGTAAAATCGTCCTGGTTCAGGTTGCTGTTCCTTCGCGACAAGACGTCGAAGAGTATCAGAATCTTCGTGCCGTGGTTAACGAACTGGTCGGCCGTATCAACGGAAAGTTTGGTACCATTGAGTTTATGCCCATTCACTTCCTCCATCAATCCGTCACTTTTGACGAGCTTACTGCCCTGTATGCCGTATCTGACGTCTGTTTGGTCTCATCCACTCGAGACGGTATGAACTTGGTGTCTTACGAATACATTGCGACACAACAGAAGAACCACGGCGTCATGATTCTGAGCGAATTCACAGGTGCTGCTCAATCACTCAATGGCAGTCTCATCGTCAATCCTTGGAACACAGAAGAGCTTGCCAATGCTTTACATGACGCCGTTACCATGAGCCCTGAACAACGTGAAGCCAActacaagaagctcgaaCGTTATGTTTTCAAGTATACAAGTGCTTGGTGGGGTGCTAGCTTTGTCTCTGAAATGACTCGTCTTAGCACTGAGGGTTCTCAGCCCAAGACTCTGCGCAACGTCTCTGGGGCTGTAATCGGACTGGAGCAGAAAGCTCAACAGGCTGtcgctgatcttgagaagaaagCCGAGGAACTATTAACTattgacgagaagaaggaagccgATTCACAGACAGAGCCTTCTCAATAA
- a CDS encoding ribonuclease H-like domain-containing protein, protein MEQSQDFKSLQESVQKSLISTIKTVNRIAAEDLSFQRTVNPSVGQLLEDRTSRILELSTQLLLTAGKACGVKAPKLEDVEDIEMKWRGVVDVVDSSLEKADTALDEYTGLVKRKEPPLPDPANKSKKPKSTNKVIRNANMTKPQLLFERKPDNFAPAPWKPMLTSKPNAKLSLEESLNVVPNEAGTPQYQHPYEHEIVRMSYPKRVFKESEPIMYQPVETTEATFVDTYEGVLEMLEELKSAKEIAIDLEHHDFRSYVGLVSLMQISTREKDWIVDTLQPWRHKLEVLNQVFTDPSVVKVFHGAYMDMVWLQRDLGLYVNGLFDTFFACEQLHYPAKSLAYLLSKFVDFDADKQYQLADWRIRPLPEEMMYYARSDTHYLLYIYDRVRNELVAASDRGDVDKDYIGRAVEKSKEQSLSRYEHPGYDEETGEGSRGWYGYIFKNSHLAFDSEQFAVFRALWKWRDNTARKEDESTNYVLSTRDITEIARINPPDAKALHSLLPLNASLARPRFNEIWEQIKETKAKGGLSLLHFFTSMAPDSVRKNGMPIAARKTTKLPDLDGEVTVSRLTRSQLFGDMPISSKWDPSTRPTETEEELIPFPWQRFIQQGSIKGDVQHDTAAEEVNVSEQTDTVESAVGNAEVEEADEEFTLRRGQKRKSQAIEESEPSEEDTDSSQYDSDEEMQEGGGVIAVEDEPSQKASRSARRKLRKAEEKKAEEERLRRQEAKKVRKAQKKQKKQDDKTKKFDAVPFDYSKATSVLHSNRESNGGQADGKGKKKVFDPYSKSADADIKGARKAPPVRGERSATFKK, encoded by the exons ATGGAGCAATCTCAAGACTTCAAATCGCTTCAGGAAAGTGTCCAGAAGTCACTTATTTCCACAATCAAGACTGTGAACCGAATCGCCGCCGAAGACTTAAGTTTCCAGCGTACAGTCAACCCTAGTGTCGGCCAACTACTCGAAGATCGAACTTCGCGGATCCTCGAACTCTCTACACAACTTCTCCTGACTGCCGGTAAGGCATGTGGTGTCAAGGCGCCTAAGCTTGAAGATGTGGAAGACATCGAGATGAAATGGAGGGGCGTCGTCGATGTTGTCGATTCATCACTCGAGAAGGCCGACACAGCCTTGGATGAGTACACAGGGCTTGTCAAGAGAAAGGAGCCACCCTTACCTGATCCT GCgaacaagtccaagaagcccaagtcCACGAACAAAGTTATCCGAAACGCCAATATGACCAAGCCTCAACTCCTTTTCGAACGAAAGCCCGACAACTTTGCTCCTGCTCCATGGAAACCGATGCTTACGTCGAAACCAAATGCCAAGTTGTCTTTAGAGGAAAGCCTCAACGTCGTCCCTAATGAAGCTGGCACGCCACA ATACCAACACCCCTATGAACACGAAATTGTCCGTATGTCATATCCGAAACGAGTCTTCAAGGAATCCGAACCCATCATGTACCAGCCGGTCGAAACAACCGAGGCGACTTTTGTCGACACATACGAGGGCGTTCTGGAGATGCTGGAGGAACTGAAGAGTGCCAAGGAGATTGCGATAGATCTGGAACACCACGATTTTAGGTCCTATGTTGGACTCGTATCGCTCATGCAAATCAGCACGCGAGAGAAGGACTGGATCGTAGATACTCTACAACCCTGGCGCCATAAACTTGAGGTTCTGAACCAAGTTTTCACCGATCCCAGTGTGGTCAAG GTCTTCCATGGTGCATACATGGACATGGTTTGGCTTCAGCGAGATCTGGGACTGTATGTGAATGGTCTCTTCGATACCTTCTTTGCGTGCGAGCAACTCCACTATCCAGCCAAGAGCTTAGCCTACCTGTTGTCTAAGTTCGTCGACTTTGATGCAGACAAGCAGTATCAATTGGCCGACTGGAGGATACGGCCACTGCCCGAGGAGATGATGTACTATGCTCGGTCCGACACCCACTACTTGCTCTACATCTACGATCGGGTACGAAACGAGCTTGTTGCTGCCTCGGATAGAGGTGATGTTGATAAAGACTACATTGGCCGGGCTGTGGAGAAATCAAAGGAACAGTCACTTTCCCGCTACGAACATCCCGGTTACGATGAAGAGACTGGTGAAGGCTCTCGTGGCTGGTATGGGTATATCTTTAAGAACTCGCACTTAGCATTCGATAGCGAACAATTTGCTGTCTTCAGAGCCTTGTGGAAGTGGAGAGACAACACTGCCAGGAAAGAGGACGAGAGTACCAACTACGTTCTTAGCACCAGGGATATCACAGAGATCGCCCGAATCAACCCGCCTGACGCAAAGGCTTTACACAGCTTGTTACCCCTGAATGCGTCTCTAGCACGACCGCGTTTTAACGAGATCTGGGAACAAATTAAAGAGACCAAGGCAAAGGGTGGACTCAGCTTGCTTCACTTCTTTACCTCGATGGCACCGGATAGCGTGAGAAAGAATGGCATGCCTATTGCAGCTAGGAAAACTACAAAGTTACCGGACCTTGATGGAGAGGTCACGGTCAGTAGGCTGACTCGGTCGCAGTTATTTGGCGATATGCCGATCAGCTCTAAATGGGATCCTTCAACGCGACCAACCGAAACTGAGGAGGAACTTATTCCGTTCCCTTGGCAGAGATTCATACAACAAGGCTCGATTAAAGGAGACGTTCAACACGATACAGCCGCCGAAGAGGTCAATGTCTCTGAGCAAACAGATACTGTGGAGAGTGCAGTTGGCAatgctgaggttgaagaggctgaCGAAGAGTTTACGTTGAGGAGGGGTCAGAAGCGAAAGTCGCAAGCGATTGAAGAATCCGAGCCAAGTGAAGAGGACACGGATTCATCACAATATGATAGTGATGAGGAGATGCAAGAGGGTGGTGGAGTCATCGCTGTCGAAGATGAACCCTCCCAAAAAGCGTCCAGGAGTGCTCGCCGCAAGCTTCGCaaggcagaggagaagaaggctgaagaagagcgaCTTCGACGACAAGAAGCGAAGAAGGTTCGCAAAgctcagaagaagcagaagaaacaggacgacaagaccaagaagttTGACGCAGTGCCTTTCGACTATAGCAAGGCTACATCGGTGCTCCATTCAAACAGGGAATCTAATGGTGGACAGGCAGACGgaaagggcaagaagaaggttttCGACCCCTACTCGAAGTCTGCGGACGCGGACATCAAGGGAGCACGCAAAGCGCCCCCAGTGAGAGGAGAGCGAAGTGCAACATTCAAAAAATAA